A region of the Candidatus Polarisedimenticolaceae bacterium genome:
AGGAACTCCGTGCGGAAGCCCAGCAGGCCCCGCGAAGGGATGTGGAACTCCATCCGCACCCGGCCGGTGCCGTGGTTGATCATCTTCATCAGGCGTCCCTTGCGGGAGCCGACCTTCTGATTGACGACGCCGATGAACACCTCCGGGCAGTCGATCACGAGCAGCTCCATCGGCTCCCGGGCCTCGCCGTCGATCTGCTTGGTCACGATCTCCGGCCGGCCGACGGACATCTCGTATCCCTCGCGCCGCATCATCTCGATCAGGATCGCCATCTGGAGCTCGCCGCGGCCGGACACCTTGAACGCGTCCGGCGAGTCGGTCTCCTCGACCCGGATCGAGACGTTGGTGAGGATCTCCTTCCACAGCCGCTCGCGCAGCTTGCGGGAGGTGACGTATTGCCCGTCGAGCCCCGAAAGCGGCGAGTCGTTCACGGCGATGACGACCGAGATCGTCGGCTCGTCCACGGTGATCGGCGGCAGGGCGACGGGTTTCTCGGAATCGGCGAGGGTCTCGCCGATCGCGACCCCCTCGAGCCCCGCGACCGCGACGATGTCCCCCGGCCCCGCCTCGTCGATCTCCACGCGCTTGAGGCCGTCGTACCCGTACAGCGCGGTCACGCGGGCGCGCTCCACCGTCCCGGCGATCTTGCAGATCGCGATCTCACGCCCCTTGGCGATGCGGCCGTTGAAGATGCGCCCGATCGCCAGGCGGCCGA
Encoded here:
- a CDS encoding EF-Tu/IF-2/RF-3 family GTPase — translated: KEVLNEVYDLFIDLDATEDQLEFPVLYANARKGIVRRTPDGADEPLVTLFEQILVTVPPPRYETEMGLQLLVTNLDYNDYVGRLAIGRIFNGRIAKGREIAICKIAGTVERARVTALYGYDGLKRVEIDEAGPGDIVAVAGLEGVAIGETLADSEKPVALPPITVDEPTISVVIAVNDSPLSGLDGQYVTSRKLRERLWKEILTNVSIRVEETDSPDAFKVSGRGELQMAILIEMMRREGYEMSVGRPEIVTKQIDGEAREPMELLVIDCPEVFIGVVNQKVGSRKGRLMKMINHGTGRVRMEFHIPSRGLLGFRTEFLSDTKGTGIMNHLFEGYIPLQGEIPHRQTGALVADRPGRANGYAIEHLQDRGTMFIAPGDQVYEGMIVGENSRSQDLDVNITKEKKLTNMRASTSEELVRLIPPRSMSLEQCLEFITDDELVEVTPKSLRLRKRVLPMVKRQRKG